The following are encoded together in the Zingiber officinale cultivar Zhangliang chromosome 8A, Zo_v1.1, whole genome shotgun sequence genome:
- the LOC122007954 gene encoding uncharacterized protein LOC122007954, with protein MMRGRSFDERRKRRRLEDVSFKIRETKAGPPQKKPRLSLPRSPSMLSSGYFVRAVGDVLVDYKEPVFDWEMTDDAWYFWDFVPFGADISMRDKNPEGTFEEDKKRADEALDRMQTKINLEYEVYKTCRFLSDNVLVSGRQVQPRWSGTPLRSAKEQPEELISVMQLCEQLYSSPLTKSFLSDPENSKPYSPKLGKWLIEKQENGRLMFEPLVASRKKTFNLNPESHSDIRLGSQLYFGHNSCVPSTDMLSSWLGYMQEPILDSTFSDRHGIVVKSSDLSLVPNEVQHLLPVMQPANQNFLHLSRNSIMAPNQRQYLQDLNHDSLYLLRNSMIAPNQQHQQVAMQHEMPNFRAVNCKQQYPQHLNQDSAYLSRNTIIAPNQQQQNMDNLMSTFGAGNCDQQQRLGCIRQHRPWTSDPASDIETWSTHPFDPLMPQHNIDQNSVCYDHLHSQNYFPTW; from the exons ATGATGCGAGGGAGAAGCTTCGATGAAAGAAGAAAGAGGCGGAGATTGGAGGATGTGTCTTTTAAAATACGGGAGACCAAGGCTGGGCCGCCTCAGAAGAAACCCAG GTTATCGTTACCAAGATCGCCTTCGATGCTGTCATCGGGATATTTTGTTCGCGCCGTCGGCGACGTGTTGGTCGATTACAAGGAGCCAGTTTTCGATTGGGAAATGACGGATGATGCCTGGTATTTTTGGGATTTCGTTCCTTTTGGCG CTGATATAAGCATGAGGGATAAAAATCCAGAAGGAACGTTTGAAGAAGACAAGAAAAGGGCTGATGAGGCCTTAGACAGAATGCAAACGAAGATTAACTTAGAGTATGAAGTCTATAAAACATGCCGATTTTTGTCTGACAATGTTTTGGTGTCCGGAAGGCAGGTGCAGCCGAGATGGTCAGGAACACCTCTGAGATCAGCTAAGGAGCAACCGGAAGAATTAATTTCAGTGATGCAACTGTGCGAACAGTTGTATTCAAGTCCCTTGACCAAATCATTTTTATCAGATCCAGAAAATTCAAAACCCTATTCTCCTAAACTTGGGAAGTGGCTTATAGAGAAGCAAGAAAATGGTCGTTTGATGTTTGAGCCTCTTGTTGCTTCAAGGAAGAAGACATTTAACCTTAATCCAGAGTCTCATTCAGACATTCGTCTAGGTTCACAACTATATTTTGGGCATAACTCTTGTGTACCATCTACAGACATGCTGAGCTCATGGCTGGGTTATATGCAGGAGCCAATTTTGGATTCAACGTTCAGTGATAGGCATGGCATAGTAGTGAAGTCTAGTGATTTGAGCTTGGTGCCTAATGAAGTGCAGCATCTTCTGCCTGTCATGCAACCGGCCAACCAGAATTTTCTGCATTTGTCAAGAAATTCGATAATGGCTCCTAACCAGCGACAGTACTTGCAGGATTTGAATCATGATTCTCTCTATTTGTTAAGGAATTCAATGATAGCTCCGAATCAGCAGCACCAGCAGGTGGCAATGCAACACGAGATGCCCAATTTCAGAGCTGTAAACTGTAAACAGCAGTACCCGCAGCATTTAAATCAGGACTCTGCATATTTGTCCAGGAATACCATAATCGCACCAAATCAGCAGCAGCAGAACATGGATAACTTGATGTCTACTTTTGGAGCTGGAAACTGTGATCAGCAACAAAGATTGGGCTGCATCCGGCAGCACAGACCTTGGACGTCTGATCCCGCATCAGATATCGAGACCTGGTCAACACACCCCTTTGATCCTCTGATGCCACAGCATAACATTGATCAGAATTCAGTGTGTTATGACCATCTTCACAGTCAGAATTATTTCCCAACCTGGTGA
- the LOC122007956 gene encoding choline-phosphate cytidylyltransferase 2-like, with the protein MTRLQSKRQGDAVPPGLAEEPPASTVSESEPMEYAAVPPPQIQKEVPSDRPVRVYADGIYDLFHFGHARALEQAKKSFPNTYLLVGCCNDEITHRYKGKTVMTESERYESLRHCKWVDEVIPDAPWVITKEFLDKHQIDYVAHDALPYADASGAGNDVYEFVKSVGKFKETKRTEGISTSDIIMRILKDYNKYVMRNLARGYTRKDLGVSYVKEKQLRVNMGITKLRETMKAQQEKLHIVAKIAGMHRDEWVENADRWIAGFLAKFEEHCHIMETAIKDRIQERLRRQSSKEMDADLLQEPLAS; encoded by the exons ATGACGAGGTTGCAGAGCAAACGCCAGGGTGACGCTGTGCCGCCTGGATTGGCCGAGGAACCCCCTGCGTCTACCGTCTCCGAGTCCGAGCCGATGGAGTATGCAGCCGTGCCGCCGCCTCAGATCCAGAAGGAGGTTCCTTCGGATAGGCCCGTCCGCGTCTACGCTGATGGGATCTACGATCTTTTCCACTTTGGGCACGCCCGGGCTCTCGAACAAGCCAAAAAGTC ATTTCCAAACACCTATTTACTCGTGGGTTGCTGCAATGATGAAATAACCCATAGATACAAAGGGAAAACGGTCATGACAGAATCTGAGCGCTATGAGTCGCTTCGTCATTGCAA GTGGGTGGATGAAGTGATTCCAGATGCTCCATGGGTTATCACAAAGGAGTTCCTTGACAAGCACCAGATTGACTATGTTGCTCACGACGCCCTTCC ATATGCAGATGCAAGTGGAGCTGGAAATGATGTTTATGAATTT GTTAAGTCGGTTGGAAAATTTAAGGAGACAAAACGGACAGAGGGCATATCTACCTCAGATATTATAATGAGGATTTTGAAAGATTACAATAAGTACGTGATGCGCAATTTAGCGAGAGGATATACAAGGAAAGACCTTGGTGTGAGCTATGTGAAG GAGAAGCAATTGAGGGTGAACATGGGCATAACTAAGTTGCGTGAAACAATGAAGGCTCAGCAAGAAAAG CTACATATAGTAGCTAAAATTGCTGGGATGCATCGGGATGAATGGGTAGAAAATGCCGATCGTTGGATTGCAGGATTTCTTGCAAAATTCGAGGAACACTGCCATATCATG GAGACCGCCATCAAAGACCGAATTCAGGAGAGGCTCAGGAGACAGTCAAGCAAAGAGATGGATGCCGATCTTCTGCAAGAACCGTTAGCCTCATAG